Within the Natrinema pellirubrum DSM 15624 genome, the region CTCCCTATGGGATGAGTCCCATATTTTATATTGATGGGGTTCATACCATAGTCCAGGGATGGGACACACGGTCATCGAAGACGTTGAGGACCGCATTGGAGACCGGGTCATCCGACGAAAAATCATCAAAACCGACGACGAGCAGTATCCGAGCGGATATCGGTACTCGCTGCACTACGGATACGTCGATGGCCGTGGGACCATCCTTCGCTACGACAATGAGAATCGGACGGTTGGACGGCACGAACGCCACACCCCTGACAGTGTCGACGAAATCGAATTTCCGGGGATGATGGACCTCCGGGACCGGTTCATTGAGGAGGTCGAACACCATGACTGAAAACACGCTCAAAATCACGTTTCGCCAGGCCGACGAACACCGCGATGCCGCTCGAGAGCGACTGCGCCGCGCTGAAGCCGGCGAGAGCGACGAGTCGATCGAACAGGAGGTACGCCAAATACTGAACTTCGAGGAGTTCGACGATGTTGAGCGTCTTATGCGAACATCAAACCTCGAACTCATCGAAGCAATAGCTGAGCACAAACCAGCAAGCATCCGCGATACCGCCTCGATCGTTGACCGAGACTACCGGGAAGTCCACCGGAACCTCAAAGAACTCGAGTCGTTAGGTGTTGTCGAGTTTGAAACCAGTGGCCGGAGCAAGAAGCCGATTCTTCGCGGTGGCGTCGACAATATCGACGTCTCCATCCAGTTCCCACCTACAAGAAATGGCGAGCAGCAGGGAGTATCCGCCTAGACCCTGTGTTTTTGGCGTTTCTCCACGGCAGTGTAGTTGAGTGACGCGATTCACGCCCGCCGTGAACGGCGGGATTCTCTCGCTGGTTAAAGATAATATATATTATAAAGAGCAAGGAGAATACCCGCGCCTTTAGGCGCGGGATGAATCCGACACTCTGACCGCCAATCCACCGACAACGCTCCTGCCGGATATTCAACGCCCGGTCGTTGGTTTCAATACTTCTCATAACTAGTTATGCATACAGTACAGATGCTGGAGACGACCCGCACCTACGTCGCACGCATCACGAACCACCAACAGGTTCGTGACGATCTTGACCAGTTCGGGTTCTCCGTATCCAAACTGTGGAACGTCGGTCGCTACTACATCCATCAGCGGTGGGACGAAACCGGCGAAATACCCGACGAAGCCGAACTCAAATCGGAGCTGAAAGACCACGAACGCTACAGTGACCTTCATTCGCAGTCCAGTCAGCGAGTTCTCGAAGAACTTGCTGAGGCGTTCACCGGCTGGTACAACTCCGACGACGGCAACAACCCACCCGGCTACCGGAAACGTGGCAACGACCACCCGCGCTCCACCGTCACGTGGAAGAAACGAGCCATCAAGCACGACGAGAAACACGACCAACTCCGCCTCTCGAAAGGCTTCAACCTGAAAGAGAGTCGGTCTGACTTCATCCTCGCGGAGTACGAAACCCGCCCCGACGTAGAAGTCGAGAACATCCAGCAGGTACGTGCCGTCTGGAACGGAGACGGGTGGGAACTACACCTCGTCTGTAAGAAAGAGATTTCAGTCGAAAACGCGCCGGGTGACAACACGGCGGGTATTGACCTCGGTATCAGCAACTACCTCGCCATCGACTACGAAGACGGGGCGAGCGAGCTGTATCCGGGGAACGTGCTGAAAGAGGACAAGCACTACTTCACCCGCGAGGAGTACCAGACCGAAGGCGAGAACGGGCCGTCGAAACGTGCGCGGAAGGCTCGACAGAAACTCTCCCGACGCAAAGACCACTTCTTCCACACCCTGTCGAAACACATCGTTGAGCGGTGTGTCGAAGAAAGCGTGGAGAGGATAGCGGTTGGCGACCTCAGTGACATCCGCGAGAATGAGAACGGCGATTCGCGGAACTGGGGTGCGTCGGGGAACAAGAAACTCCACGGATGGGAGTTTGACCGCTTCACGAACCTGCTCGAATACAAGGCCGAGGAACACGGCATCCTCGTTGACCGTGTAGACGAGGAGAACACCTCAAAGGCGTGTTCGTGTTGCGGGCAGATTCGTGACTCGAATCGCGTGGAGCGCGGTCTGTACGTCTGTTCGTCGTGCGGGACGACAATGAACGCGGACGTGAACGGTGCGGTGAACATCCGCCGAAGGATAACTCAGAGTCCTCCGACAGGGGATATGAGTAACGGCTGGTTGGCACAGCCCGGAGTCTTCCTGTTCGACCGCGAGAGCGGGTCGTTCAACACGAGAGAACAGGGAGACTGTAAACCCTAATATCCCAACGCTCGGGATTCCTCCGGCTTTAGTGATTAGCAAATCTTATTGAGAAATCCACTGAGGTGATTGTCAATCCACGATGCAGCGAAACTCAGTTTCTCGGTCAGTTGGTCGAACAGTTCGTCAAGGAGTCTCCGGTACTCGTCTTCGCCGTTAACAATCAACGGCGAAGACTCCCACTTGAGACTCTTCCAGACAGGTTCGATTGGGTTGAGGTCCGGGGAACCAACCGGAAGGAACACCAGATCAATCCCGAGTTCATGAGCACGCTTGCGCGTGTGCTTGCAGACGTGTGACGAAAAGTTATCCAACACGAGCAGAATCCGCTTGCCGGGATTCTGCTCGCGGATCTCCTCGAAACACCCACAGATTTGTTCTTTCTCCTGGTTCGGTGGGAACGACAGCACGCTCTCTCCGTTGAGCGCATAGAACCCGGCCGCTGGTGTATCGATTTTCACCAGCGGCCGAGTGATATGTGGTTCATCGACCGTATACAGTCGCTGAGAGTTGTCCCATGGTTGTGGATGCGAGACATCGAAAAATCCCACCACAGTCCCGCCATCAGTGCAGATATCCTCATCGGTACGCCACTTCTCTTCGTCGTCATCGTCGTCACTCTCGCGCTTATTATGTGGCTGGTCGTGAGCATCCTCGTCGAACGCGTACTCAACGCGTTCGTCGAGGATCTCTTCGGCGTTGTCGGGTCGATCAGGCCGTTTTGTCCGAGGAATGGCGTAGGAAAGGCCGAGATTGTGTAGGAACGTTGGGAGGTAGTGTGGATGATATTCGACGTCGAACTCCTCGTCGAGAAGGTGCTGAATCTCCTGTTTTTTCCACGGTTGTCCCTCACGTAGTCGATCGATGAGTTCGTCTTGTTGGTCTTCGTCGAGCTTCGGGGGCCGACCGCCCCCGAAGTTCGGAGTGAGTTTGCCGAGACCTCCTTCGTTCCAGCGGTTAACCCAGTTCGTGGCGGTGCCCTCAGATTTCCCGACGTCGTCGGCGGCTTCCTTCAGCGTGGCACCCTTGTACAGCCGTTTGATGAACACGAGGCGTTCGAATTCCTTCTGATCGTCTGCCTCGCCGAGAAGACGATCCAGATCTTCTTCACTCAGGTGTCGCACGATTTTCTTCTCTCGACCAGTCACTACACTAAAGAGATACTTCTACTCAATAACTTTCCCGAATCACTATAGCCGGAGGAGGATGTCAAGCTGTCGGGTCGTGTTTAGGCATGAAGGGTATCAACGCGAGCGTCTCGTGCCACGCGCCACCCGGCGACGATCGCGCCGAGCGTTCCGATACCGACTGCGATTACGAGACCTCCGAGGTAGACTTCCGGCGGCGTCCGCAGCAGGTCCTCGAAGCCGACGACCTGTGCGGCGACGCGATCGAGTACGAACGCGAATGCTGGGGTCGCGAGGAGACCGAGGAGTCCGCCGATTAGTCCGAGCGTCAACCCCTGTCCACCGACGATCCCGGCAAGGAACCCGCGTGACAGGCCGATCGCTCGCAACGCGGCCAGTTCCTCCCCCTGCTGGACGGCCACGAGGACGAGCGTGTTCACCGTCAGTGCAACACCGGCTACCAGTGCCAATACGACGAGCGTCGCACCGCTAGCGAGTACCAACAGATACTCACTCAGTAGCGACTCGAACTGTTCCTCGCTCGTCCGGACATCGTATTCGGGATGCGACTGCTGGATCGCGTCGCTAACAGCCGCCCGGTCGGCACCCTCCGCCGTAGTAACTGTCACGTACGTCGCCCGATCGGTGCCGGTGGTTCCCGTGATCGTCTGTAGTTCGCTGAGCGGCATCGTCACTGTCGAGGTCCCGAGGAACTGCGAATACGCCGAGGATATCCCGACGACCTCGAACTCGCGCTCGGTGGCACTCGATCGACTCGACCCGACGTAGAGCGTATCGCCGACGTCGACATCGAATCGATCGGCCGTCTGTGGATCGATGAGTATCTCTTGACTCATCGGCCCGTTGTACGTGCCGTTCGCATAGTGGCTATCGCCTTTCGAGAACCCGGTACCGCTCTCGAGCGAGAGATCGCCGTGGGTGTTCGGAACGCCGAGACCGGTCACCAGTTCGAGACTGTCTGGTTCCGTCCCGACGTAGACGCCGTGGAACGCGAGCGGTGACGCCTGCTCGACGGCGTCGCGTCGCTCGAGGTCCGCGGCGAGCCGGTGCGAATCGGTGATCGGGTTTTCGATACTGCCGGTCGCAGTCAACTCAACGCCATCGGCCGTAACCCAGATGTCCTGACCGGCCTGATCGAACCGTTCCTCGCCGGTCTGGACGACGCCGAGGCCGACACTCGCCAGAAGCGTGACGGCCAGGACGGCCAGTGCGATCGAGAGAACGACGAACACTGTCCGGCCGCGTTCATGACGCACTTGCTGAAGCGTGAGTCGGGCGATCGCGCGTATTTTGATGAGTAGCCGGCGCATGCTTATCGTCCCAGTTCAGCGACAACGTTCGTTCGTGCGACGAGATAGAGCGGATACGGAAGCGCCAGGACGCCAGCGATCAGCGCGACGGCGACGGCGTAGAGTCCGAACGCGGGACGGAGCGTCGCGATCGGCTCCGGCGCGATGGTCGCCGTGGCGACGTAGTTCGTGATCGAGACGCCAACGGTTCCGAGGACAATGCCGACTAGCGCGCCGGCTAGTGTCAGGCTCAACGTCGTAACCGCGACGATCGCGAGCCGGGACCGGGTCGAGAAGCCAATCGCTGCGAACACGGCGATCGTCTGCCGGTCCTTGTCAATTGTCAGTGCCGCCGAGGTTGCGACGAACAGCGAACAGATCACGACTGCGACGATCAACGCGACCAGACTCGTGGCGAGCGCGAAATCGTTACTCCGGATCGACGCCAACTGACCGTCGTCACCCGTTTGGACCGTCGCGTTCGGATAGGCGTCCGCTGCCGCCGATTCGACCGTGGCCGTCGACGCGTCCGGTCCGGTTTTCACGAGTATCTGATCGGCCAGATCATCGTTGTCGGCCCCCGAGATCGACTGTAGCTCGCTCAAATGAACCATGACGAGCGGCAGCTCACCGCTTACGCCGTTGGCTCCCGTGTCTTCGATCGCGGTCGCAGTGTACTCGGGTCCACCACTCGTATACCCTCGACGGAGTGTCGCAGCCGGCATCGAACTCCCGACCTGGAGGGAATCACCTTCCGAGGCGTTGATCGCGGTGGCTGCTTCGTCCGTCAGCACGACTTCACCGGTCCGAGCGCCGTCGTACGTTCCGTTCGCGAAATGAGGATCCCCCGGCTCGAGTGAAGCAGTCGACACCCCCTCTATCGTGGTCGGCTCGGCTGGCGGGACGACGCCCATCGCGAGTACGGTCTCCGTTTCGCTGCTCCCATCGACACCGATACGGACCGCTTCGACGAGAACCGGTGTCGCGTACGCGACGTCCTCGCGCTCATCGAGCGTCGCGGACGTCTCGTGAACGGCTCCGAGTTGCGCGGTCTCGACGTCGATGACCGACGAGAGCGTCCCGCCGCCAGCTGGAACGATACGAACGTCGGCTTCGCTCTCGTCAGGTGAATCGGCCGCAATACCGGCGGCGATTCCGGTCACGATCACCAGGAGGGCGATCGTAACGGCGATGAGAGCGACCGTCACGAGCGTCTGTCTCGGTATCTGGCGAAGTCGTGACACCAGCCGATAGACAGCGACTCGGAAGAGTCCGCCCCATCGACGAACCCGGCGGCCGCGGGGTCGGCCTCGATTTCGCTCCGGGGGATCGTCACTCATTGAACTGCCCCGTCTGCCGTACCTCCCCGTCGAGGAGTCGAAGAACGCGGTCGGTCACTGCCATCGCGCGCTCGTCATGCGTCGCGACGAGTACTGTCCGTTCGTCTGCGACGTCGACGAGGAGCTCCAGGACTCGCGCTCCGGTTCCCGTGTCCAGCTCGCCCGTAGGTTCGTCGGCCAGAACGACCGCTGGGTCGGCGACCAACGCCCGCGCTATCGCGACGCGCTGTTGCTCACCACCGCTCAGCTCGCTCGGCAGATGGTCCATTCGATCCTCGAGACCGACCTGCTCGAGTAGCTCGGCCGCTCGCCGCTGCCGCTCGCCCCGTGACACGCCGCGTTCGATCAGTGGCAAGGCGACGTTGTCCCGAGCGGGAAGCGCCGGCAGCAGGTGAAACTGCTGAAAGACGAACCCGATGTGATCGCGCCGCAATCGCGTCCGCTGCGCTCCGGAGAGCGCCGTGAGGTCTGTCCCGAGTACGTCGACGGTGCCGTCGCTCGGCTCGAGGAGGCCGCCGATGACGTGGAGTGCCGTCGATTTGCCGCTTCCGCTCGGACCCACGAGACCCACGACGTCACCGGTGGCGACCTCGAACGAGACGTCGCGGAGAGCCGTGACGGTCCGCGACGCCGTCGACCGGGTCCCGTACTCGTGCGTCACCCCCTCACAGCGGACGGCGACCGACGACGGAGTCGCCGTTCGATCGGCACCGTCGCCGATCGGCCGTGCTCGGACGCTTTCGTCCTCGTTCAGAGATGAGTCGCGGGCCATTCACTTGACTGTTCGAAGAACGCCGAACGACGATTCATTGTTTCGAGCCGCTTACCGTATTTTGTCTAAAATTACAAGCTGGTAGTAACGGCTTCACACGGACTCGTACTCGAGCTGATGATCGGACTGCGCGCCGTCAGAAACCGTTCCAGAAGGCCCGTGTTACCTCTTGGAGTGGTTGTCTTTTGGCTCATCGTTCCGGCTCGCTCAATCCGCGGTTTCCGGTGATACGCTCGAGCGCGCGCCGACCGTAGCCGAGACCGGGCGCGCCGTCGTAATACCAGGCGATGAGCGCGACGACAACGAGCCCTAACTGGACCCACTCGTACCACCCCATCGAGTACCGCAGGAAGCCGGCGAGAATACTGCCGGGAGTCTGGTACTGTGGTGGCTCGAGGATGGGCCAGAACAGAAACGTCGTCGCCGACAGGTCTCGATCGAGGATCGCTGTCGGCGGGATGTCGGAGAGCAGATGTGAGGCGTGCCCGATAGCGAACGCCATTCCAGCCTCGGGCCAACCAAAACGACGGGCCAGACTGTAGGCAATCGGAAGCAGCAACGCCGCGACGAAGACCGAATGCGTGAGTGTCCGCCCTCCCGGGAGGAGTCCGAGCGTCCACGCGAACGGTTTGTCGATCAGGTCCGGAAACTGCGAGCCGATCGCGAGGGCGACCACCGGAAGCGCTCGCGGCGATCGGCGGTTGCGTCGCCAGCTATAGCCCGTATAGATTAGGTATGCGACGGCGAGGTGTCCCCAGGGCCACATCGGATCGGGTTTGTAGCGGGGCCGGCAAAGACGTGTCGTTGTCGTTGGGGGTTTGCTTTTCCAATCGCTGTTGTTCACAGGCGGTACGAGGCGGATGCCCCGACCCTCGAGTTCGCGACGGCGGGCATCGAGTTCGCCGAGAGTGCGCTACGTTTAGGTGGCCTGCGGTGGCTCGTTGATGTAGATGCCAACGCAGCGTCGGATGCAGTTCGTTCGCGGGAACGTCGCGTGGATGGTCGGGACGGTCCTCGTCCTCGCCCTCCTGAACGCGCTCTCGTACGAACTGGTGTTCGTCTGCTCGCTGATCGGGTTTCTCGTCGTCACGGAGCTGACCGCCCCGTTCAACGTCACGCCGACGTGGCGACGCCGACTCCGGTGGCTCATTGCGGTTGGACTCCTCGTCTTCGCGATCATCGTCGTGCGGCGGATCCTCGAGATCCTTCCGCCGGGGGTCGTTCCGGTATGAGCCACCAGCGCGTCCACTCCCGAGAGCGGTCGATCACTCACCGTCGGGAGGTGTCACGATGAGCTGGCACGGGGGCCTGTTCGGCGACGGGGACGGCGTCGAGTGGCCGCGCGTTCTCCTGCTCGTCCTCGTCGTCACCGTCGTCGTCACGCTCGGCACCGCGGCCGCGACGTCGTCGACTGCGTTCGGTCCCTATAATCCAGCTTGGGATGGCTCATCCGACTTCCGTCAGGACATCGAGACCGACTCATCCGTCGAGCGTCACCTCGTCAGCGACACCGTGCAGTACGACCACCTGCCGGCCAACGACACGGTCGCGTTCGTGACCGCGCCCGACGAGCGCTACGACGAGGACGACGCCGAGCGTGTCCGTGAGTTCGTCGCCGAGGGCGGGACGCTCGTCGTCCTCGAGAACTTCGGCGACTCGGGGAACGCGCTGTTGTCCGCTGTCGGTGCCGAGGCGCGAGCCGACGGCCAACTTCTGCGGGACGAACAGCACCACTTTCGCGGGCCGACGATGCCGGTCGCAACGAACGTCACGAACCACACGTCCACGACCGGCGTCGATCAGTTGACCCTCAACTACGCGACGGCGGTCGATCCCGGAAACGCGACCGTACTGGTCAGAACCAGTGACTTCGCCTATCTCGGGCCCGAAGACGACGATCTCGATGAACAGAACGATCTCCGATCGTATCCGGTCGCGACGGTCGAGAACGTGAGCGAGGGCCGGGTCGTTGTCGTCGGCGATCCGAGCATCAGTATCAACGCGATGTACGACGAACCCGACAACGCCGCGTTCGTGCGCGGATTGTACGCCGACGCCGATCACGTGATCATCGACCGGTCCCACGACGCGGCGGTCCCGCCGCTGACTGCCACGTTGCTGGCGATCCGAAACTCGCCGCTGTTACAGTTACTCGTCGGGACGCTCGGAATCGGACTCGTCGGGCTCTTCTCTCGATACGGGATGCGGTCCGGGCTCGAGACCGTCCAGTCACGGTTGCCGGCGCGCGTTCGGCGGTCGGACAGACGCGACAGGACGTCTGCCACCCCCGGTCTGTCCGATACCGAGCGCGCCGAATACCTCCGCCGACGCTATCCCGATTGGGACGAGGAACAGGTTCAGCGAGTGATAACAGCGCTTAACCATCCTCGCTCGGAAGGTGAGGCAGACGAATGAGCGGTACCACCGATCCGGCTGCCGGGACGAGCGGCGATCCGGAGACCGTCTACGAGGAGTTACAGACCGAAATCAGCCGCGTTCTAATCGGTAATGACGAAGGTGTCGAATATATCACCATTGCACTACTGACCCGCGGTCACATCTTGCTCGAGGGCGTGCCCGGAATCGCCAAGACGACGCTTGCGAATCTTTTCGCACGGACATCCGGGCTCGACTTCAACCGGATCCAGATGACGCCGGACACTCTCCCCGCCGACATCACGGGGACGCACATCTATCGACAGGGCGCGGAGTCGTTCGAACTCCAGCGTGGTCCAGTCTTCGCTAATCTCGTTGTCGCCGACGAAATCAACCGTGCGACGCCGAAGACTCAGAGCGCGCTGCTCGAGGCGATGCAAGAGCGGCGCGTGACGATCGAAGGCGAGACGCTCGCGTTACCGGATCCGTTTATGGTCGTCGCGACCCAGAACCCGATCGAGTCCGAAGGCGTCTTCCAACTGCCGGAAGCACAGCGCGATCGCTTCCAGTTTAAACTGACGCTCGACCTTCCGGATCGGACGGACGAACGCGAACTCCTCGACCGGTTCGATGAGAAACCGAACCTCAGCCCGGAGGAAGTCGACCAAGTCGTCGATCCTGACCAACTCGTCGCTGCCCGCGAAACCGTTCAGACGGTCCACGTCGCACCGGCCGTCAAGGAGTACGTCCTCGATCTGGTCGCCGCGACCCGAGACCACGCCGATGTCGCTCACGGGGCTTCGCCGCGCGCGACACTGGCGTTTCTCAACGGTGCCAAGGCACGGGCTGCGATTCGTGGTCGTGACTATGTCATCCCCGACGACGTGAAATCGATAGCCGAGCCGGTATTGCGCCACCGACTCGTGTTGAACACCGACGCGGACCTGAGCGATGTCGATCCCGTCGAGGTCGTCGCGGATATCGTCGATACGATCGAGCCCCCGAGCGCCGATACGGCTCGGGCGTTCGATTCGGCTGCAGCGAGCGACGGTGGTAATATCGATTGACATCCTTCCTACCCTACTCGTTTGTGCTTCCGCTGGGGTTGGAAGTCTTCGCTCCTTAAACGAGGGGTCTCTGCCTCGAAAAACGTGAAGCCCCCTACTCTCGAGCGTCCTCACGCACATCGGTCTCGAGAGCAGTCATTCTGTCAGCCGAACCGATCCAAGCAGCTAGCCGTCTCCGTGGACCGCCTCGAGGTCACTCCCCGAGGTACTCGACCTGCTTCGCCTGTAGAGAGAATACCTTATTGGGATGCGCTGTGAACTGACTGACCGTGAATACTGTCGGCAGTCGCGCCCTCGTGCTGGCTCTTTCCGTTACCCTTCTGGTGATTATCGGCGGAATCGTTTCGATGGGCGCGGCCACTGCCGTTTCGGACGGTGATATGCAGCAGCACGTTGCGGTCCAGCAAAACGACTCGGCCGAGGAGCGAAACGAGACGACACCGCATCGAAACCCCGATGAGTATTCCGAGGACGGCGACCTCGAGGGCGTCGAACGCTGGCTGTCGAATCGCCTGACGTCACAACTCGGTGAGAGCGCGATCCAGTTGAGTGAGGGCGAGTATGAACTTGCAAGCGATTATGTCGGCGAGGAGTACCGTAACCGGCTCGAACAGTACGTCGACGTCGCCGGCCAGACCAGCGGGGAGAGTAACGAGGAGACGTTCGAGGAGACCGGTGAGCAACAGGCGCGGTTGACCGAGGCCGTCCAGGAGTATCGAGACACCAAAGCGGAGTACGAGGCGGCCCGTCAAGCGGGAAACGAGGAGCGGGCTCGTGAACTTGCGCGCGAACTCGAGTCGTTGGCCGACGAGATCGAGTCACTCGGTGGTTCAGTTCGCGAAGGGTATATTGACATCGAGGCGGAGACGGGGACCGACCTCTCCGAGTCGGACGCCGCGATCGAAAACGTCACCGACGAGATCGAGTCCGAACAGGCCGTCGTTCGCGCACAGGAGTTCACGGAAACGGACCTCTCGCTTACGATCGAGCGCGAGGAAATTTCGTTCCGCGACCCGTTGGTCGCGACGGGGGAACTGCGGACCCTGGACGGGAGTCCGATCGCGAACGAGGAGATCAGACTCGATATCGGCAACCACACCGAACGGGTCACGACCGATGCGAGTGGCGGCTTCACCCTCGAGTACCGACCGACCGACGAGTCGCTCTCGACCGACGAACTCGACATCCAGTACGTTCCCGATACCCAGTCGATCTATCTGGGCGATGAAACGACGGTTGACGTCTCGATCGACCAGGTCGAGCCGACGCTCGTCCTGGAGGAGACGCCGAGCGAGGTGGCGTATGGCGAACGCCACGCCGTTACGGGGGAGTTAACCGTCGACGGCCGGTCGGTCGATGGCGTCCCAGTTTCGGTCTCTCTCGGCGGCGAACGGCTCGAAACGGTACCGGTCAAAAACGGGGTGTTCGGTTCCTCGAGTCCGATTCCGGCGGCCGTCGAAGACGGGGACAGGGACCTGGTCGTTCGGCTCCCGCTCGAGGGGCAAGCACTCGCCGGAACGGCTAATACGACGACCGTGACGGTTCGCGAGACGCAGAGTACGCTCTCGATCGACGAAACGTCGATCAGCGGGCAGGAGGTAATGGTCAACGGATCGCTCGCCACCGTCGACGGGGACGGCGTTCGGGGCGAATCCGTTCAGATTCGAATCGACGGATCGACCGTCGATACCGTCACGACCGAGGCCGGCGGCTCGTTCGGGACGACGGTTTCCATTCCGAGTTCGAGCAGTGGCGACATGACAGTCGCCGCGGTCTACACGGGCGACGGGTCGAACCTCGAGACGGCGAGGGTCGAAACGACCGTAATGATCGATGGCTCAGCATCACGGATTCCGACGCCAGTCCTGCTTGCGGGCGGCTTCGTCGCAGTAATTGCGGCCGGACTCGGTCTCTGGTGGGTTCGCCGTTCAGACGAGGGCGCGTCGCCTGCCAGTCCGGCACGCGACCAGGGGGGCGTCGCTGGAGAACGGACTCCCGCCGACCGATCGACCGAGTCCACAGCGGATCCGGTCGACCCCCTGCTCGAACGGGCGGCCGATCAACTCGCGGCCGGTCGACCCAACGACGCTGTACGAACGAGCTATGCGGCCGTTCGTCGCGCGCTTGCGTCTCGGATTGACGGACAGAAATCGCTGACTCACTGGGAGTTCTATCGAACGTATCGGAACGCCGACGCGGCGGAGACAGACTTGCTTCGCGCCGTCACCCAGGGATACGAACGAGCCGCGTTCGATCCCGGCACCGTTCCGACGACGGAATCCGCGGCTCTCCTTGAGAAAGCGCGTCGACTGTGTGACCTCAGTGATTCGTCGGACGAGGGCGTTCCTGCCGATGATAAAGATACGAGCGCATACCCCCGTCTTTAGGCGGGGGTCAAGCGGACAATAGCCTACACACCCACCGACAACGCCACGGCTGGGTTTCCCACCGTTCTATCGGTGGTATTAAGACGACGACGGACCATAGTGTGCAACACGGATGAAGACCACACGGCACGCAACCTACAACCTCAACTACCACATAGTGTGGTTGCCGAAGTACCGTCAATTGGGGCTCGTTAATGAGGTTGCCAGCCGTATCCGGTCCATCCTTCACGAAATAGCCGACGACAAAGGCGTCGAAATACTCGACCTCACCGTACAGCCCGACCACGTTCACCTGTTCGTCAGTAGCCCGCCCAAGAACGAACCGGCGCTACTCGCCAACTGGTTCAAGGGTATCTCCTCGCGCAAGTACAACCACCGCTACGCCGACCACGACGGCGAGAAAATCGGATGGGCGCGAGGATACTACGCAGGGACCGCCGGGCACGTTTCGAGTGAGACTGTCGAGAACTACATCCAACAGCACAAGGAGGGCGATTCGTGACCGAACTCACGAAGACGCTGGAACTCAACTTGTGGACCCGAACGCCCACAAGCGGAGGAAACTCCGAGAGACGCGAGAGGCGTACCAGCACGCCCTCCTAGACGCATTCGACGCCCGATGTACCACGCAGACCGAAGCGAACGACGT harbors:
- a CDS encoding toxin-antitoxin system TumE family protein, whose amino-acid sequence is MGHTVIEDVEDRIGDRVIRRKIIKTDDEQYPSGYRYSLHYGYVDGRGTILRYDNENRTVGRHERHTPDSVDEIEFPGMMDLRDRFIEEVEHHD
- a CDS encoding HVO_A0114 family putative DNA-binding protein, with protein sequence MTENTLKITFRQADEHRDAARERLRRAEAGESDESIEQEVRQILNFEEFDDVERLMRTSNLELIEAIAEHKPASIRDTASIVDRDYREVHRNLKELESLGVVEFETSGRSKKPILRGGVDNIDVSIQFPPTRNGEQQGVSA
- a CDS encoding RNA-guided endonuclease InsQ/TnpB family protein, translated to MLETTRTYVARITNHQQVRDDLDQFGFSVSKLWNVGRYYIHQRWDETGEIPDEAELKSELKDHERYSDLHSQSSQRVLEELAEAFTGWYNSDDGNNPPGYRKRGNDHPRSTVTWKKRAIKHDEKHDQLRLSKGFNLKESRSDFILAEYETRPDVEVENIQQVRAVWNGDGWELHLVCKKEISVENAPGDNTAGIDLGISNYLAIDYEDGASELYPGNVLKEDKHYFTREEYQTEGENGPSKRARKARQKLSRRKDHFFHTLSKHIVERCVEESVERIAVGDLSDIRENENGDSRNWGASGNKKLHGWEFDRFTNLLEYKAEEHGILVDRVDEENTSKACSCCGQIRDSNRVERGLYVCSSCGTTMNADVNGAVNIRRRITQSPPTGDMSNGWLAQPGVFLFDRESGSFNTREQGDCKP
- a CDS encoding IS630-like element ISNpe13 family transposase gives rise to the protein MTGREKKIVRHLSEEDLDRLLGEADDQKEFERLVFIKRLYKGATLKEAADDVGKSEGTATNWVNRWNEGGLGKLTPNFGGGRPPKLDEDQQDELIDRLREGQPWKKQEIQHLLDEEFDVEYHPHYLPTFLHNLGLSYAIPRTKRPDRPDNAEEILDERVEYAFDEDAHDQPHNKRESDDDDDEEKWRTDEDICTDGGTVVGFFDVSHPQPWDNSQRLYTVDEPHITRPLVKIDTPAAGFYALNGESVLSFPPNQEKEQICGCFEEIREQNPGKRILLVLDNFSSHVCKHTRKRAHELGIDLVFLPVGSPDLNPIEPVWKSLKWESSPLIVNGEDEYRRLLDELFDQLTEKLSFAASWIDNHLSGFLNKIC
- a CDS encoding ABC transporter permease codes for the protein MRRLLIKIRAIARLTLQQVRHERGRTVFVVLSIALAVLAVTLLASVGLGVVQTGEERFDQAGQDIWVTADGVELTATGSIENPITDSHRLAADLERRDAVEQASPLAFHGVYVGTEPDSLELVTGLGVPNTHGDLSLESGTGFSKGDSHYANGTYNGPMSQEILIDPQTADRFDVDVGDTLYVGSSRSSATEREFEVVGISSAYSQFLGTSTVTMPLSELQTITGTTGTDRATYVTVTTAEGADRAAVSDAIQQSHPEYDVRTSEEQFESLLSEYLLVLASGATLVVLALVAGVALTVNTLVLVAVQQGEELAALRAIGLSRGFLAGIVGGQGLTLGLIGGLLGLLATPAFAFVLDRVAAQVVGFEDLLRTPPEVYLGGLVIAVGIGTLGAIVAGWRVARDARVDTLHA
- a CDS encoding ABC transporter permease yields the protein MTVALIAVTIALLVIVTGIAAGIAADSPDESEADVRIVPAGGGTLSSVIDVETAQLGAVHETSATLDEREDVAYATPVLVEAVRIGVDGSSETETVLAMGVVPPAEPTTIEGVSTASLEPGDPHFANGTYDGARTGEVVLTDEAATAINASEGDSLQVGSSMPAATLRRGYTSGGPEYTATAIEDTGANGVSGELPLVMVHLSELQSISGADNDDLADQILVKTGPDASTATVESAAADAYPNATVQTGDDGQLASIRSNDFALATSLVALIVAVVICSLFVATSAALTIDKDRQTIAVFAAIGFSTRSRLAIVAVTTLSLTLAGALVGIVLGTVGVSITNYVATATIAPEPIATLRPAFGLYAVAVALIAGVLALPYPLYLVARTNVVAELGR
- a CDS encoding ABC transporter ATP-binding protein; this translates as MARDSSLNEDESVRARPIGDGADRTATPSSVAVRCEGVTHEYGTRSTASRTVTALRDVSFEVATGDVVGLVGPSGSGKSTALHVIGGLLEPSDGTVDVLGTDLTALSGAQRTRLRRDHIGFVFQQFHLLPALPARDNVALPLIERGVSRGERQRRAAELLEQVGLEDRMDHLPSELSGGEQQRVAIARALVADPAVVLADEPTGELDTGTGARVLELLVDVADERTVLVATHDERAMAVTDRVLRLLDGEVRQTGQFNE
- a CDS encoding metal-dependent hydrolase, translating into MWPWGHLAVAYLIYTGYSWRRNRRSPRALPVVALAIGSQFPDLIDKPFAWTLGLLPGGRTLTHSVFVAALLLPIAYSLARRFGWPEAGMAFAIGHASHLLSDIPPTAILDRDLSATTFLFWPILEPPQYQTPGSILAGFLRYSMGWYEWVQLGLVVVALIAWYYDGAPGLGYGRRALERITGNRGLSEPER